A genome region from Magnolia sinica isolate HGM2019 chromosome 8, MsV1, whole genome shotgun sequence includes the following:
- the LOC131253003 gene encoding myb-related protein MYBAS2-like isoform X1 yields MVKEETRKGPWTEQEDLQLVCFVTLLGERRWDFIAKVSGLNRTGKSCRLRWVNYLHPGLKRGRMTPQEERLVLELHSRWGNRWSRIARKLPGRTDNEIKNYWRTHMRKKAQERKRALSPSSPSASHCQSTSPSNNPTVENSSSHEEVGTQKAEMTDNGACSDLATQGEESMEEDAKGYSMDQIWKEIDLSEMISGLVVDDCSRDHAGNFFCTSMHSPVWDYHYDSSTWKTEEEDQLKLWLPLGDLFVSNYQHGRES; encoded by the exons ATGGTGAAAGAAGAGACCAGAAAGGGACCATGGACTGAGCAAGAAGACCTGCAACTGGTCTGCTTCGTGACCTTGTTGGGCGAAAGGCGATGGGATTTCATTGCAAAAGTCTCAG GTTTGAATCGAACAGGAAAGAGTTGCAGGTTACGTTGGGTTAACTACTTGCATCCCGGTCTCAAACGCGGGCGAATGACTCCTCAGGAAGAGCGTCTTGTTCTTGAATTGCATTCACGTTGGGGAAATAG GTGGTCTAGGATAGCACGGAAATTACCAGGCCGCACGGACAATGAGATCAAGAACTATTGGCGAACCCACATGAGGAAGAAGGCTCAAGAAAGGAAACGAGCTTTATCACCTTCATCACCGTCAGCTTCCCATTGCCAATCCACATCGCCTAGTAATAATCCTACAGTGGAGAATTCTTCATCTCATGAAGAAGTCGGAACCCAAAAGGCCGAAATGACCGATAATGGCGCCTGCAGTGATCTAGCTACGCAAGGAGAGGAGAGCATGGAAGAAGATGCGAAGGGGTACTCCATGGACCAGATTTGGAAGGAAATCGATTTGTCGGAAATGATAAGTGGGCTGGTGGTCGACGATTGCTCTAGGGATCATGCGGGGAACTTCTTTTGCACTTCCATGCATTCGCCGGTGTGGGATTACCATTACGATTCCTCGACGTGGAAGACGGAAGAGGAAGATCAGCTCAAGCTATGGCTTCCCTTGGGTGATCTCTTTGTGTCCAACTACCAACATGGAAGAGAGTCTTAA
- the LOC131253003 gene encoding transcription factor MYB48-like isoform X2, whose translation MGFHCKSLRFAGGLAVCSLNTHTCLNRTGKSCRLRWVNYLHPGLKRGRMTPQEERLVLELHSRWGNRWSRIARKLPGRTDNEIKNYWRTHMRKKAQERKRALSPSSPSASHCQSTSPSNNPTVENSSSHEEVGTQKAEMTDNGACSDLATQGEESMEEDAKGYSMDQIWKEIDLSEMISGLVVDDCSRDHAGNFFCTSMHSPVWDYHYDSSTWKTEEEDQLKLWLPLGDLFVSNYQHGRES comes from the exons ATGGGATTTCATTGCAAAAGTCTCAGGTTCGCGGGGGGTTTGGCGGTGTGTTCTCTCAACACACACACAT GTTTGAATCGAACAGGAAAGAGTTGCAGGTTACGTTGGGTTAACTACTTGCATCCCGGTCTCAAACGCGGGCGAATGACTCCTCAGGAAGAGCGTCTTGTTCTTGAATTGCATTCACGTTGGGGAAATAG GTGGTCTAGGATAGCACGGAAATTACCAGGCCGCACGGACAATGAGATCAAGAACTATTGGCGAACCCACATGAGGAAGAAGGCTCAAGAAAGGAAACGAGCTTTATCACCTTCATCACCGTCAGCTTCCCATTGCCAATCCACATCGCCTAGTAATAATCCTACAGTGGAGAATTCTTCATCTCATGAAGAAGTCGGAACCCAAAAGGCCGAAATGACCGATAATGGCGCCTGCAGTGATCTAGCTACGCAAGGAGAGGAGAGCATGGAAGAAGATGCGAAGGGGTACTCCATGGACCAGATTTGGAAGGAAATCGATTTGTCGGAAATGATAAGTGGGCTGGTGGTCGACGATTGCTCTAGGGATCATGCGGGGAACTTCTTTTGCACTTCCATGCATTCGCCGGTGTGGGATTACCATTACGATTCCTCGACGTGGAAGACGGAAGAGGAAGATCAGCTCAAGCTATGGCTTCCCTTGGGTGATCTCTTTGTGTCCAACTACCAACATGGAAGAGAGTCTTAA